In Sphingomonas sp. G-3-2-10, a single window of DNA contains:
- the lepA gene encoding translation elongation factor 4, with protein sequence MATELSLIRNFSIIAHIDHGKSTLADRLIQTTGGLQAREMSAQLLDNMDIEKERGITIKAQTVRLNWKGHVLNLMDTPGHVDFAYEVSRSLAACEGALLVVDAAQGVEAQTLANVYQSIEHDHEIIPVINKIDLPSAEPEKVRNEIEEIIGIDASNAVLSSAKSGIGIEDILDAVVERIPAPKGDKDAPLKAMLVDSWYDPYLGVVILVRVIDGTIRKGQQIKFMAAGTTHLIDRVGAFTPKIEQLPDLGPGEIGFITAQIKEVAQARVGDTLTDAKRPALEALPGFKEVQPVVFCGLFPVDANDFEKLRESISKLRLNDASFSFEMETSAALGFGFRCGFLGLLHLEIIQERLIREYDLDLITTAPSVVYQIELTHGAGHIELHNPADMPEPNKIESIAEPWIQAVIYTPDEYLGSILKLCQDRRGIQKNLTYVGGRAQVTYELPLNEVVFDFYDRLKSMSKGYASFDYEQIGYREGDLVKMGILVNEEPVDALSMIVHRATAEVRGRGMVERLKELIPRHLFKIPIQAAIGGKVIARETISAMRKDVTAKCYGGDATRKRKLLEKQKKGKAKMREYGSVQIPQEAFIAALRMGDEN encoded by the coding sequence ATGGCCACCGAACTCTCGCTCATCCGCAATTTCTCGATCATCGCGCACATCGACCACGGCAAGTCGACGCTCGCCGATCGCCTCATCCAGACCACCGGGGGCCTGCAGGCCCGCGAAATGTCGGCGCAGCTGCTCGACAATATGGATATCGAGAAGGAGCGCGGCATCACCATCAAGGCGCAGACCGTGCGCCTGAACTGGAAGGGCCATGTCCTCAACCTGATGGATACGCCGGGTCACGTCGACTTCGCGTACGAGGTCAGCCGCTCGCTCGCCGCCTGCGAAGGCGCACTGCTGGTGGTCGACGCGGCGCAGGGCGTCGAGGCGCAGACGCTGGCCAACGTCTATCAGTCGATCGAGCATGATCACGAGATCATCCCGGTCATCAACAAGATCGATCTCCCCTCGGCCGAACCCGAAAAGGTGCGCAACGAGATCGAGGAGATCATCGGCATCGACGCGTCGAACGCGGTGCTTTCCAGTGCCAAGTCCGGCATCGGCATCGAGGATATCCTTGACGCGGTGGTCGAGCGCATCCCGGCGCCCAAGGGCGACAAGGACGCGCCGCTCAAGGCGATGCTGGTCGATAGCTGGTACGATCCGTATCTCGGCGTCGTCATTCTGGTCCGCGTGATCGACGGCACGATCAGGAAGGGCCAGCAGATCAAGTTCATGGCCGCGGGGACGACCCACCTGATTGACCGCGTCGGCGCCTTCACGCCCAAGATCGAGCAGCTTCCGGACCTCGGCCCCGGCGAGATCGGCTTCATCACGGCGCAGATCAAGGAAGTCGCGCAGGCCCGCGTCGGCGACACGCTGACCGACGCCAAGCGGCCTGCGCTCGAAGCACTGCCGGGCTTCAAGGAAGTCCAGCCGGTGGTGTTCTGCGGCCTGTTCCCGGTCGACGCCAACGACTTCGAAAAGCTGCGCGAGAGCATTTCGAAGCTGCGGCTGAACGACGCCAGTTTCTCGTTCGAGATGGAAACCTCGGCGGCTTTGGGCTTCGGCTTCCGCTGCGGCTTCCTCGGCCTGCTGCATCTGGAGATCATCCAGGAGCGGCTGATCCGCGAATATGACCTCGATCTTATCACCACCGCGCCGTCGGTGGTGTATCAGATCGAGCTGACGCACGGCGCCGGGCATATCGAGCTGCACAATCCCGCAGACATGCCCGAGCCGAACAAGATCGAGAGCATCGCCGAACCGTGGATTCAGGCGGTGATCTACACCCCCGACGAGTATCTCGGATCGATCCTGAAGCTGTGTCAGGATCGCCGGGGTATCCAGAAGAACCTGACATATGTCGGCGGCCGCGCGCAGGTGACCTACGAACTGCCGCTCAACGAAGTCGTGTTCGATTTCTACGACCGGCTGAAGTCGATGTCGAAGGGCTATGCCAGCTTCGACTATGAGCAGATCGGCTATCGCGAAGGCGATCTGGTCAAGATGGGCATTCTCGTAAACGAGGAGCCGGTCGACGCGCTCAGCATGATCGTCCACCGCGCTACTGCCGAAGTGCGCGGCCGCGGCATGGTCGAGCGGCTGAAGGAACTCATCCCGCGCCACCTGTTCAAGATCCCGATTCAGGCAGCGATCGGCGGCAAGGTGATTGCGCGCGAGACGATCAGCGCGATGCGCAAGGACGTGACCGCCAAATGCTATGGCGGCGACGCGACGCGCAAGCGCAAGCTTCTGGAAAAGCAGAAGAAGGGCAAGGCGAAGATGCGCGAATACGGCTCGGTGCAGATTCCGCAGGAAGCCTTTATCGCAGCGCTGCGGATGGGCGACGAGAACTAA
- a CDS encoding radical SAM protein yields MRNPTDFDFIMIKPSHYDDDGYPIVWWRTVLPSNSLAALNGLGRDAARRKVLGPDVSINLTPIDECNTHIDPRKMARTIRKRGSRALIGLVGVQSNQYLHALDLAREFRAEGLPVVIGGFHISGCLSMLKEIPGEIQEALDLGCSIFAGEAEEGRLDQLFVDAWHDDLKPIYNYMDDLPNLAGAPTPWLPREAIKTSAPWSSFDLGRGCPFQCSFCTIINVQGRKSRFRSSEDLETMIRENYAQGIKAYFVTDDNLARNKHWEEFFDTLIRLRAEEGMAVHLTIQVDTMCHRIPGFIDKAAKAGAWRVFLGLENINPDNLIAANKRQNKITEYRHMMQMWHERGCFLLAGYILGFPGDTKESILHDIEIIKRELPIDILEFFILTPLPGSEDHRKLLYSGQWMDPDLNKYDLHHRVSHHPKMSDNEWEDAYQAAWDAYFTWDHMERVAKRHARRANGSPRRALQYMNEFRMLYSHEKVHTLEGGVIRRKRRRSRRPGIKLENPLIFYPRHWTDSLIKIARYLNGFRREKQVLKRVLAAPDRWDYMDLSISPPADDELESLGLFQETRGGAEAVVRETRVRPPNETAAAA; encoded by the coding sequence ATGCGTAATCCCACCGACTTCGACTTCATCATGATCAAGCCATCGCATTATGACGACGATGGCTATCCGATCGTGTGGTGGCGCACCGTTCTTCCATCCAACTCGCTCGCTGCGCTCAACGGGCTCGGCCGCGACGCCGCGCGACGAAAGGTGCTCGGTCCGGATGTGAGCATCAACCTGACGCCGATCGACGAATGCAACACGCATATCGATCCGCGAAAGATGGCGCGGACGATCCGCAAGCGGGGATCAAGGGCGCTGATCGGGCTCGTCGGGGTCCAGTCGAACCAGTATCTCCATGCGCTCGATCTCGCCCGCGAGTTCCGCGCGGAAGGACTGCCCGTGGTGATCGGCGGCTTCCACATCTCCGGTTGTCTCTCGATGCTGAAGGAGATTCCGGGGGAGATACAGGAAGCGCTCGACTTGGGCTGCTCGATCTTCGCGGGGGAGGCCGAGGAAGGCCGGCTCGACCAGCTGTTCGTCGATGCGTGGCACGACGATCTGAAGCCGATCTACAATTATATGGACGACCTGCCGAACCTGGCGGGCGCCCCTACGCCCTGGCTGCCGCGCGAGGCGATCAAGACCTCGGCGCCCTGGTCGAGCTTCGATCTGGGGCGTGGCTGCCCGTTCCAGTGCAGCTTTTGCACGATCATCAACGTGCAGGGCCGCAAGAGCCGTTTCCGTTCCTCTGAAGATCTCGAGACGATGATCCGCGAGAATTACGCGCAGGGGATCAAGGCCTATTTCGTCACCGACGACAATCTGGCGCGCAACAAGCATTGGGAGGAGTTTTTCGACACCCTCATCCGCCTGAGGGCAGAAGAAGGCATGGCAGTGCACCTGACGATCCAGGTCGACACGATGTGCCATCGCATCCCGGGCTTCATCGACAAGGCGGCGAAGGCCGGTGCGTGGCGCGTGTTCCTGGGGCTGGAGAATATCAACCCGGACAATCTGATCGCTGCCAACAAGCGCCAGAACAAGATCACCGAATATCGCCACATGATGCAGATGTGGCACGAACGCGGCTGCTTCCTGCTGGCCGGCTATATCCTCGGCTTCCCCGGCGATACGAAGGAATCGATCCTCCACGATATCGAGATCATCAAGCGCGAACTACCGATCGACATCCTCGAATTCTTCATCCTCACGCCCCTCCCGGGCTCTGAGGATCACCGCAAATTGCTCTATTCGGGCCAATGGATGGATCCCGACCTCAACAAATACGATCTCCACCACCGCGTGTCGCACCACCCGAAGATGTCCGACAACGAATGGGAGGACGCCTATCAGGCGGCATGGGATGCCTATTTCACTTGGGACCATATGGAGCGGGTGGCGAAGCGCCACGCCCGGCGCGCCAATGGCAGCCCGAGGCGGGCGCTCCAGTATATGAACGAATTCCGGATGCTCTATTCGCACGAGAAGGTGCACACGCTGGAAGGCGGCGTGATCCGCCGCAAGCGCCGCCGCTCGCGCCGTCCGGGGATAAAGCTGGAAAACCCGCTGATCTTCTATCCGCGCCACTGGACCGACAGCCTGATCAAGATCGCCCGCTATCTGAACGGATTCCGGCGGGAAAAGCAGGTGCTGAAACGCGTTCTCGCCGCGCCGGACCGCTGGGACTATATGGACCTTTCCATATCTCCCCCGGCGGACGATGAGCTGGAAAGCCTCGGCCTGTTCCAGGAAACGCGTGGCGGTGCCGAAGCCGTGGTTCGCGAGACGCGGGTACGGCCGCCCAACGAAACCGCAGCGGCGGCCTGA
- a CDS encoding phosphoglycerate mutase family protein: protein MRKLIGMLAAALCALGGSAVIAGNEPAPNYVMRHLDTPAGERDPDLTEQGRKGAQAVIAWFKGKPLAAIYVSDFKRTRQTAGPLAVERGIELTLYDPRDTPALIARVKAEKGPVLIVGHSNTVPDIVDQLGGERPADLAHPDFGDVWAVSGGKTIREKLTY, encoded by the coding sequence ATGCGGAAACTGATCGGAATGCTGGCGGCGGCGCTGTGTGCGCTGGGGGGAAGCGCGGTAATCGCGGGCAACGAGCCGGCGCCCAACTATGTCATGCGCCACCTCGACACCCCGGCGGGCGAGCGCGATCCGGATCTGACCGAACAGGGCCGAAAGGGTGCGCAGGCCGTCATCGCCTGGTTCAAAGGCAAGCCGCTGGCGGCGATCTATGTCAGCGACTTCAAGCGCACCCGACAGACCGCCGGGCCGCTGGCGGTGGAGCGCGGGATCGAACTGACGCTCTACGACCCGCGCGACACCCCTGCCCTCATCGCCCGGGTCAAGGCTGAGAAGGGTCCGGTGCTGATCGTCGGGCACAGCAACACCGTGCCCGATATCGTCGATCAACTGGGCGGCGAGCGGCCTGCGGATCTGGCCCATCCCGATTTCGGCGATGTCTGGGCCGTATCGGGAGGCAAGACCATTCGGGAGAAGCTGACCTATTGA
- a CDS encoding CsgG/HfaB family protein — protein sequence MRKLILAIAAVTAFSVTAAPAVAQVTKGKSSGRKAQERGTREIPRCARPLGTIAMVPPENQWWREMNLGSPEAILKVFVQQSGCFTLVNRGRAMNSRAMERALADQGELQRGSNMGKGQVRAADYLLEPDIVSGNRNSGGMNVGGLVGGLIGGRVGAVVGGINVKKKEANVTLSMVDSRTTEEYVVEGYARKTDIGWGAGGGAGWWGGFGAAGASSYQNTEIGQVIVLAYLDAYIKLVQQLGGLPPGEY from the coding sequence ATGCGTAAGTTGATTCTGGCCATCGCAGCCGTAACCGCATTTTCCGTCACCGCCGCGCCGGCCGTGGCGCAGGTCACCAAGGGCAAGTCTTCGGGCCGCAAGGCGCAGGAACGCGGCACGCGCGAGATTCCGCGCTGCGCCCGCCCGCTCGGCACCATCGCGATGGTCCCTCCCGAGAACCAGTGGTGGCGCGAGATGAACCTCGGCAGCCCCGAGGCGATCCTGAAGGTCTTCGTCCAGCAGTCGGGCTGCTTCACCCTCGTCAATCGCGGCCGCGCAATGAACAGCCGCGCGATGGAGCGCGCGCTCGCCGATCAGGGCGAACTGCAGCGCGGTTCGAACATGGGCAAGGGCCAAGTCCGCGCCGCGGATTATCTGCTCGAGCCGGACATCGTTTCTGGCAACCGCAATTCCGGCGGGATGAATGTCGGCGGCCTCGTCGGCGGCCTGATCGGCGGCCGCGTCGGCGCGGTGGTCGGCGGCATCAACGTCAAGAAGAAGGAAGCCAACGTCACCCTCTCGATGGTCGATTCGCGCACCACCGAGGAATATGTGGTCGAAGGCTATGCGCGGAAGACCGATATCGGCTGGGGCGCCGGCGGCGGCGCGGGCTGGTGGGGCGGCTTCGGCGCGGCGGGCGCCAGCAGCTACCAGAATACCGAGATTGGCCAGGTGATCGTGCTGGCTTACCTCGACGCGTACATCAAGCTGGTGCAGCAGCTCGGCGGACTTCCCCCCGGCGAATATTGA
- a CDS encoding ATP-binding protein: MTLRTICLHGPESTGKSTIAPRLAERFGGMVVDEYGREYAEARGIDFTMQDLLEIAKIHDAGTQMLLVEGIEPLILDTDPLMTAVWADMLFGERHPWFDAWDGVADLYLLFDIDLPWIEDGTRMFGSAEARQKFFDLSKAELERRGVPWVLISGDAEARYEAAIAAIEAANG, translated from the coding sequence ATGACCCTGCGTACGATTTGCCTCCACGGCCCCGAAAGCACCGGAAAATCGACCATCGCGCCGCGCCTTGCCGAGCGGTTCGGTGGGATGGTGGTCGACGAATATGGCCGCGAATATGCCGAAGCGCGCGGCATCGACTTCACGATGCAAGATTTGCTCGAGATCGCGAAGATCCATGACGCCGGCACGCAGATGCTGCTGGTCGAGGGGATCGAGCCGCTGATCCTCGATACCGATCCGCTGATGACCGCGGTTTGGGCCGACATGCTGTTCGGCGAGCGCCACCCCTGGTTCGATGCGTGGGACGGCGTGGCCGATCTCTATCTGCTGTTCGACATCGATCTTCCCTGGATCGAGGATGGCACGCGCATGTTCGGTTCCGCCGAAGCGCGGCAGAAATTCTTCGATCTGTCGAAGGCGGAGCTGGAACGGCGCGGCGTGCCCTGGGTCCTGATCAGCGGCGATGCGGAAGCCCGCTACGAGGCGGCGATCGCGGCGATCGAGGCGGCGAACGGCTAG
- the pnuC gene encoding nicotinamide riboside transporter PnuC, giving the protein MSLPFDPFAPFPSGFGMTPIELAAALLGLANIVLVVRRSIWNYPVALLMVTLYGFVFLHAQLYSDALLQIFFFGVQFYGWWNWSKSRADAGEVKVLTLPPPAFGAWIAGALVATAAWGAAMHAFTDAHFPWWDGAIAMLSVAAQILQSRRNLESWILWIVVDLMAIPLFALKGLWATAALYVVFLILSIIGLREWRRALKTAA; this is encoded by the coding sequence GTGAGCCTGCCCTTCGATCCCTTCGCGCCATTTCCCTCCGGGTTCGGAATGACCCCGATCGAGCTGGCCGCGGCGCTGCTCGGGCTGGCGAATATCGTCCTCGTGGTGCGGCGGAGCATCTGGAACTACCCCGTCGCGCTGCTGATGGTGACGCTGTACGGATTCGTCTTCCTCCATGCGCAGCTCTACAGCGATGCGCTGCTCCAGATCTTCTTCTTCGGCGTGCAATTCTATGGCTGGTGGAACTGGAGCAAGTCGCGGGCCGACGCCGGCGAAGTGAAGGTGCTGACGCTGCCGCCACCAGCCTTCGGTGCGTGGATCGCGGGTGCGCTGGTGGCGACGGCGGCATGGGGCGCGGCAATGCACGCGTTCACCGACGCGCATTTTCCGTGGTGGGATGGCGCGATCGCGATGTTGAGCGTCGCCGCCCAGATCCTCCAGTCGCGCCGCAACCTTGAAAGCTGGATCCTGTGGATCGTGGTGGACCTGATGGCGATTCCGCTGTTCGCGCTGAAGGGGCTGTGGGCGACTGCCGCGCTCTACGTAGTGTTCCTGATCCTCTCGATCATCGGCTTGCGCGAATGGCGCCGTGCGTTGAAGACAGCTGCATGA
- a CDS encoding methyl-accepting chemotaxis protein, which yields MTNEATLTPYRRSGVRLLVGLFWAAWLGLILIGWGQGSDKVFLAMAVGLAALALPTIGLIQRRTDSAMRIVMGVSAALFPALLVGILEGHPWQMDMHMSFFVSMTLLLLLLDWRPIVACTLLIAAHHLMTFYLMPEWVFPGSGSLTRVMVHAALVTGQAAILMFMTQRLRELILRSENAREATDAMRHEAVDAQSATQAALDELRAAQALSDKRLRERQAAEAALAEATSERRSAIASDIHTRIGALAADLQSAAASLSGQEDALENVSTRLLSEAQALRRASEKSLSNMVSVAESADQLSQSSAEAGGNVRRANTLVVETAGTVGALEPRMNALNGEIEGARGILDLVSSIAAQSNLLALNATIEAARAGDAGLGFGVVAHEMKQMAQRTATATIQIAEKLDHIAGAADTFAEAIGLTTTRMDAAGQSTIAISSAVDQQLQALSAIARAAEAVKEDVAETDARSRMIGEAVDENRAIAARASDLARLLDTRARALSDSMDRLIGDLRAA from the coding sequence ATGACGAACGAAGCCACCCTCACCCCCTATCGCCGCAGCGGCGTCCGCCTGCTGGTCGGTCTGTTCTGGGCCGCATGGCTCGGGCTGATCCTGATCGGCTGGGGCCAAGGCAGCGACAAGGTGTTCCTCGCAATGGCGGTCGGGCTCGCCGCGCTGGCGCTGCCGACGATCGGCCTGATCCAGCGGCGCACCGACTCCGCGATGCGGATCGTGATGGGCGTTTCCGCCGCACTGTTCCCCGCGCTGCTGGTCGGGATTCTCGAGGGGCATCCGTGGCAGATGGACATGCACATGTCCTTCTTCGTCAGCATGACCTTGCTGCTGCTGCTGCTCGACTGGCGGCCGATCGTCGCGTGCACCCTGTTGATCGCCGCGCACCATCTGATGACCTTCTACCTCATGCCCGAATGGGTCTTTCCCGGATCGGGATCGCTGACGCGGGTGATGGTCCATGCCGCGCTCGTCACCGGGCAGGCCGCGATCCTCATGTTCATGACGCAGCGCCTTCGCGAACTCATCCTGCGCAGCGAAAATGCCCGCGAAGCGACCGACGCGATGCGTCATGAGGCCGTCGACGCCCAGTCCGCCACGCAGGCCGCGCTCGACGAACTGCGCGCCGCGCAGGCGCTGAGCGACAAGAGGCTGCGCGAACGCCAGGCCGCTGAAGCCGCGCTGGCCGAAGCCACCAGCGAACGCCGCTCGGCGATCGCTTCGGATATCCATACCCGCATCGGCGCGCTCGCCGCCGACCTCCAGAGCGCCGCCGCTTCGCTTTCGGGGCAGGAAGATGCGCTGGAAAACGTCTCCACCCGTCTGCTCAGCGAAGCCCAGGCCCTGCGCCGCGCCAGCGAGAAGTCGCTCAGCAACATGGTCTCCGTCGCCGAAAGCGCCGACCAGCTCTCGCAATCCTCCGCTGAGGCGGGCGGCAATGTCCGCCGCGCGAACACGCTGGTGGTCGAGACCGCCGGCACCGTGGGCGCGCTGGAGCCGCGAATGAACGCGCTGAACGGCGAGATCGAAGGCGCGCGCGGGATCCTCGATCTGGTTTCGTCGATCGCGGCGCAGAGCAACCTGCTCGCGCTCAACGCCACGATCGAGGCGGCACGCGCGGGCGATGCCGGGCTTGGCTTCGGCGTGGTCGCGCACGAGATGAAGCAGATGGCCCAGCGCACCGCGACGGCCACGATCCAGATCGCCGAAAAGCTCGATCATATCGCGGGCGCCGCCGATACCTTCGCCGAAGCCATCGGCCTGACCACCACCCGGATGGACGCGGCCGGCCAGTCGACCATCGCCATTTCCTCGGCGGTCGACCAGCAGCTTCAGGCGCTCTCCGCGATCGCCCGCGCTGCCGAAGCGGTGAAGGAAGACGTCGCCGAAACCGACGCGCGCAGCCGAATGATCGGCGAAGCGGTCGACGAGAATCGCGCAATCGCCGCGCGCGCTTCCGACCTTGCCCGCCTGCTCGACACCCGCGCCCGCGCACTCAGCGACAGTATGGACCGGCTGATCGGGGATTTGCGCGCCGCCTGA
- a CDS encoding FAD-dependent oxidoreductase has translation MRHIAVIGSGPAGYYTAEACQKTFGDAVRVDIVDRLPVPYGLIRTGVAPDHQSIKGVSRRYEAVALTENVRFVGNVSVGKDVSIEELRELYDAVVLATGAPLDRPLEIPGADLPGVVGSAAFVGWYNGHPDFAGLGPALHGPGAVVIGNGNVALDVARILSKTEAEFDGSDIVAHALTLLRASKIDTVTLLGRRGPHQIAMTPKELGELGHLTRAQPLVDASDFPPPEDDGLLEPGQRKSVTHLRDFAGREEDPAKSVRIIFDFFAMPVRIEGSGRAERVIVERTALDAAGNATGTGETYAIPASLVVSCIGYRTPPIEGIPYDDRAGRFANDEGRVLPGLYAVGWARRGPTGTIGTNRPDGFAIAEKIAADIGEGSGKAGRPALDSLLESRGVDVVTFRDWQKIEAAETAAAREGAPREKFTSIEEMLGARGT, from the coding sequence ATGCGACATATCGCGGTGATCGGATCGGGGCCGGCGGGATATTATACCGCCGAGGCCTGCCAGAAGACCTTCGGCGACGCCGTGCGCGTCGATATCGTCGACCGGCTACCTGTCCCCTATGGCCTGATCCGCACCGGCGTTGCCCCCGATCACCAGTCGATCAAGGGCGTGTCGCGCCGTTACGAGGCGGTGGCGCTGACCGAAAATGTGCGGTTCGTGGGCAATGTTTCGGTCGGCAAGGACGTGTCGATCGAGGAACTTCGCGAGCTGTACGACGCCGTGGTGCTGGCGACCGGCGCTCCGCTCGACCGTCCACTGGAGATTCCGGGGGCGGATCTGCCCGGCGTGGTTGGATCGGCGGCGTTCGTCGGCTGGTATAACGGACATCCCGATTTCGCGGGCCTCGGCCCCGCGCTCCACGGGCCGGGCGCGGTGGTGATCGGCAATGGCAATGTCGCGCTCGACGTGGCGCGGATCCTGTCCAAGACCGAAGCGGAATTCGACGGTTCGGATATCGTCGCGCACGCCCTGACGCTGTTGCGCGCTTCCAAGATCGACACGGTGACGCTTTTGGGACGGCGCGGGCCGCACCAGATCGCGATGACGCCGAAGGAACTGGGCGAGCTGGGCCACCTGACCCGCGCGCAGCCGCTGGTCGACGCGAGCGATTTCCCGCCGCCGGAAGACGACGGCCTGCTCGAACCCGGCCAGCGCAAATCGGTCACGCATCTGCGCGACTTTGCCGGGCGCGAGGAAGATCCGGCGAAATCGGTGCGGATCATATTCGATTTCTTCGCGATGCCGGTCCGGATCGAAGGCAGCGGCAGGGCCGAACGCGTGATCGTCGAGCGCACCGCGCTGGACGCCGCGGGCAACGCCACCGGCACCGGCGAAACCTATGCGATCCCCGCCAGCCTGGTGGTGAGCTGCATCGGCTATCGCACTCCGCCGATCGAAGGGATCCCCTATGACGACCGCGCCGGCCGCTTCGCCAATGACGAGGGCCGCGTGCTCCCCGGTCTGTACGCGGTCGGCTGGGCGCGGCGCGGCCCGACCGGCACGATCGGCACCAACCGCCCCGACGGATTCGCCATCGCCGAAAAGATCGCGGCGGACATCGGCGAAGGCTCGGGCAAGGCGGGCCGCCCCGCCCTCGATTCGCTGCTCGAATCGCGCGGCGTGGACGTGGTGACCTTTCGGGACTGGCAGAAGATCGAGGCTGCCGAGACCGCCGCCGCGCGAGAGGGCGCCCCCCGGGAGAAGTTCACCAGCATCGAGGAAATGCTGGGCGCGCGAGGAACCTGA
- the dinB gene encoding DNA polymerase IV: MSVRKIIHVDMDAFFASVEQRDDPSLRGKPVAVGSASGRGVVAAASYEARKFGVRSAMPSVTALRRCPDLIFVPHRFDVYRSVSRQIREIFLSYTPLVEPLSLDEAYLDVTENLRGLPSATETASEIRARIHEATALTASAGISYNKFLAKLASDQNKPNGQFVITPAAGPGFVATLPVSRFHGIGPRTTEKMNRLGIHTGADLRERELGYLQAHFGKAGGWYHAISRGEDNRAVTPDRPRKSSGSETTFEHDLLTPEQVEPPMLRQADSVWDWCERTGGRGRTVTVKARYSDFRIVTRSRTLGGPVNDRETMHQVSLALMRTLYPLRAGIRLIGVTLSTFEAAEAPESLLDLL, translated from the coding sequence GTGTCCGTCCGCAAGATCATCCACGTCGATATGGACGCCTTCTTCGCTTCGGTGGAGCAGCGCGACGATCCGTCGTTGCGCGGCAAGCCCGTGGCGGTGGGCAGCGCGTCCGGGCGCGGCGTGGTCGCGGCGGCGAGCTACGAGGCGCGCAAGTTCGGGGTGCGTTCGGCAATGCCATCGGTAACGGCGCTGCGGCGCTGCCCGGATCTGATCTTCGTCCCGCACCGATTCGACGTGTATCGATCGGTCTCGCGCCAGATCCGCGAAATCTTCCTCAGCTACACCCCGCTGGTCGAGCCGCTGTCGCTGGACGAAGCCTATCTCGACGTGACCGAGAATCTGCGCGGCCTGCCCTCGGCGACCGAAACTGCGAGCGAGATTCGCGCGCGTATCCACGAAGCGACGGCGCTCACCGCTTCCGCCGGCATTTCGTACAACAAGTTCCTCGCCAAGCTGGCGTCGGACCAGAACAAGCCCAACGGCCAGTTCGTCATCACGCCCGCCGCCGGGCCGGGATTCGTCGCCACCCTGCCCGTCTCGCGCTTTCACGGCATCGGGCCGCGCACGACCGAGAAGATGAACCGGCTGGGCATCCATACCGGCGCGGACCTGCGCGAGCGCGAACTGGGCTATCTCCAGGCGCATTTCGGCAAGGCGGGCGGCTGGTATCACGCCATCTCGCGCGGCGAGGACAATCGCGCCGTGACACCCGACCGGCCGCGCAAATCCTCGGGCTCCGAAACGACGTTCGAGCACGACCTGCTGACGCCCGAACAAGTCGAGCCCCCGATGCTGCGACAAGCCGATTCGGTGTGGGACTGGTGCGAGCGGACCGGCGGGCGCGGGCGGACGGTGACGGTGAAGGCGCGCTATTCCGATTTCCGCATCGTGACGCGCAGCCGGACGCTGGGCGGCCCGGTGAACGACCGCGAGACGATGCATCAGGTGTCGCTGGCGCTGATGCGGACGCTCTACCCGCTGCGCGCGGGGATCCGCCTGATCGGGGTGACGCTGTCGACCTTCGAGGCAGCCGAAGCGCCGGAGAGCTTGCTGGATTTGCTCTGA
- a CDS encoding Type II secretory pathway component PulK-like protein → MSRRPDDGETGMILVNVLMFVAIAAGMVLLLINREELALDRGLRAREASRALAAVRGGELSAIVALRRDLQTAPGMDHPGEPWGKLSESGAPIDGGTFDLAISDAEGRFNINAVRTGEAASLILFQTIGSEIGLRGDQIDYIVQIIRLQGPVTDLRPLGFIGLEPEMMARLERLVTALPGTTTVNLNAADQEMLAILFKNPQAAERLVAIRKRRGYITPADLADQKVTIPWGTSFRSNTYWVRTRVTIGGTTQQVATLMKRGYDGNGKAQVLPIERWRNAAVPPDAPEFAPAR, encoded by the coding sequence GTGAGCCGCAGGCCCGACGATGGCGAAACGGGGATGATCCTCGTCAACGTGCTGATGTTCGTGGCGATCGCGGCGGGTATGGTGCTGCTGCTGATCAACCGCGAGGAACTGGCGCTCGATCGCGGGCTGCGCGCACGCGAAGCGTCGCGGGCGCTGGCGGCGGTGCGGGGCGGCGAATTGTCGGCGATCGTTGCGCTGCGCCGCGATCTCCAGACCGCGCCGGGGATGGACCATCCCGGCGAGCCCTGGGGCAAGCTGTCCGAAAGCGGCGCTCCGATCGATGGCGGGACCTTCGATCTCGCCATTTCCGACGCCGAGGGCCGGTTCAACATCAATGCCGTTCGCACCGGCGAGGCGGCTTCGCTGATCCTGTTCCAGACGATCGGCAGCGAGATCGGGCTGCGCGGGGATCAGATCGATTACATCGTCCAGATTATCCGCTTGCAGGGGCCGGTCACCGATCTGCGCCCGCTCGGCTTTATCGGGCTCGAGCCCGAGATGATGGCGCGGCTGGAACGGCTCGTCACCGCGCTGCCGGGTACGACGACCGTCAATCTGAACGCGGCGGATCAGGAGATGCTGGCGATCCTGTTCAAGAATCCGCAGGCGGCTGAACGGCTGGTCGCGATCCGCAAGCGCCGGGGCTATATCACGCCAGCCGATCTCGCCGACCAGAAGGTGACGATCCCGTGGGGCACTTCGTTCCGATCCAACACCTATTGGGTCCGCACCCGCGTCACCATCGGCGGCACGACGCAACAGGTCGCGACGCTGATGAAGCGCGGTTACGACGGCAACGGCAAGGCACAGGTCCTGCCCATCGAACGCTGGCGCAATGCGGCGGTCCCGCCCGACGCGCCCGAATTCGCGCCGGCCCGGTAA